Proteins from one Catenuloplanes atrovinosus genomic window:
- a CDS encoding PaaI family thioesterase has protein sequence MVDLVDASPGPGDLVRLMGITIGEVTAERVTGTMRVEGNTQPYGLLHGGASCVLAETLGSLGAGAHGRTVGRPIAMGVDINATHHKAVREGVVVGVASPVFRGVSIATYEIIITDQSGDRVCTARITCHLRRP, from the coding sequence ATGGTTGATCTTGTCGACGCGTCTCCCGGCCCCGGTGATCTTGTTCGCCTGATGGGAATCACGATCGGTGAGGTGACCGCCGAGCGCGTGACCGGCACCATGCGCGTCGAGGGCAATACCCAGCCATATGGCCTGCTCCACGGCGGTGCGTCCTGCGTGCTGGCGGAGACGCTGGGCTCGCTGGGCGCCGGGGCGCACGGCCGCACGGTGGGGCGGCCGATCGCCATGGGAGTGGATATCAATGCCACCCACCACAAGGCGGTACGCGAAGGGGTGGTCGTCGGCGTCGCTAGCCCCGTCTTCCGCGGGGTGTCCATAGCGACTTATGAGATCATTATCACTGACCAGTCGGGTGACCGCGTGTGTACTGCCCGTATTACCTGCCACCTGCGCCGTCCCTGA
- a CDS encoding DUF2786 domain-containing protein, with protein MSDQILAKVRKLLAKAEDPACTPAEAEAFTAKAADLIAKYGVDRALLAAREPGTDLVGDRVVVLHPPYALDKAGLLAGVAGALRCRSVRRRERDAWTMHLFGFGSDLERAELLYTSLLVQAAHGMAAAPVPPWENAAAFRRSWLAGFSTAVAGRLRQAEATAAAEAGASTDLVLVDRSHRVEARVSEVYPRLRTASPRRLAGGGMRQGYVAGTRADLGGMSSISE; from the coding sequence ATGTCCGACCAGATCCTCGCCAAGGTCCGCAAGCTGCTGGCGAAGGCCGAGGACCCGGCGTGCACGCCCGCCGAGGCCGAGGCGTTCACCGCCAAGGCCGCCGACCTGATCGCGAAGTACGGCGTCGACCGCGCGCTGCTGGCCGCCCGCGAGCCCGGCACCGATCTGGTCGGCGACCGCGTGGTGGTGCTGCACCCGCCGTACGCGCTGGACAAGGCCGGTCTGCTGGCGGGCGTGGCCGGCGCGCTGCGCTGCCGCTCGGTGCGCCGCCGGGAGCGCGACGCCTGGACCATGCATCTCTTCGGGTTCGGCAGCGACCTGGAGCGCGCCGAACTGCTCTACACGTCGCTGCTGGTGCAGGCCGCGCACGGGATGGCGGCCGCGCCGGTGCCGCCGTGGGAGAACGCGGCCGCGTTCCGCCGGTCCTGGCTGGCCGGGTTCAGCACCGCGGTCGCCGGCCGGCTGCGCCAGGCGGAGGCCACCGCGGCGGCCGAGGCCGGTGCCTCCACCGACCTGGTGCTGGTGGACCGCTCGCACCGGGTCGAGGCGCGTGTCTCCGAGGTCTATCCCCGGCTGCGGACCGCGAGCCCGCGACGCCTGGCCGGCGGCGGGATGCGGCAGGGCTACGTGGCCGGCACCCGCGCCGACCTCGGTGGCATGTCGTCGATCTCGGAGTGA
- a CDS encoding ATP-binding protein — translation MTAARQRAPAVAAQLHADFTRTTLTALRRDVRRHAARFGLSGITLHRFVLAVHEVAVNAVEHGGGSGTLELWRSGPALYCRVTDDGTGGLISPARCPAPDTRSGRGMWLARNGTDSLLVHSGSSGTAVTLLVHLHPA, via the coding sequence ATGACGGCCGCCCGGCAGCGCGCGCCGGCCGTCGCCGCGCAGTTGCACGCGGACTTCACGCGGACCACGCTGACCGCGCTGCGCCGCGACGTGCGACGGCACGCCGCCCGCTTCGGCCTCTCCGGCATCACGCTCCACCGGTTCGTGCTCGCGGTGCACGAGGTGGCGGTCAACGCGGTCGAGCACGGTGGCGGCAGCGGCACGCTCGAGCTGTGGCGATCCGGTCCCGCCCTCTACTGCCGGGTCACCGACGACGGCACCGGCGGCCTGATCTCACCCGCCCGCTGTCCCGCACCCGACACCCGCTCCGGCCGCGGCATGTGGCTGGCCCGGAACGGCACCGACTCCCTGCTCGTCCACTCCGGCTCCTCGGGTACCGCGGTCACCCTGCTGGTCCACCTGCACCCGGCCTGA
- a CDS encoding STAS domain-containing protein produces the protein MEPVSVSVSGYAGRALGVALAGEIDFSNADAVLATIHGEMNARRPPSVRVDLAAVTFLDSSGIGVLVDVMKLAHATHARFRVEHPSPAVRDQLRIAGLLDAFGLGRPGA, from the coding sequence ATGGAACCGGTGTCGGTGTCGGTGTCCGGGTACGCGGGACGGGCGCTGGGTGTCGCGCTCGCCGGAGAGATCGACTTCAGCAACGCGGACGCGGTGCTGGCCACGATCCACGGCGAGATGAACGCGCGCCGGCCGCCCTCGGTCCGCGTCGACCTGGCCGCGGTCACGTTCCTGGACAGCTCCGGCATCGGCGTCCTGGTCGACGTGATGAAGCTGGCGCACGCCACGCACGCGCGGTTCCGGGTCGAGCACCCGAGCCCGGCCGTGCGCGACCAGCTCCGGATCGCCGGCCTGCTCGACGCCTTCGGCCTCGGCCGGCCGGGCGCATGA
- a CDS encoding cryptochrome/photolyase family protein, which produces MRTAVVLFTRDLRVHDHPALAAACAVAEHVVPLFVLDPALLGRSANRDRFLHQALADLRAGLRERGADLVVRRGDTVAETIAVARAAGADGIAVSHDVSRFATRRQERLRAEADRHRMSLRLFPGVTVLPPGEVSPGGGGGHYRVFSPYFRAWESAALRDEAAPPQRIAPLPDAGALGVALPEPPKGESPDAAEGGETEGRRRLTAWLRHIDAYDDQHDAMADDDTSRLSAYLRFGCLSPLAVVNAARRQGGPGAAAFVRQLCWRDFYYQVTAGFPDISRKPMRPSGDRDWRYDAHALEAWQSGRTGVPIVDAGMRQLMAEGWMHNRARLITAALLTKHLRCDWRDGQAWFFRWLIDGDVANNSGNWQWVAGTGNDTRPHRRFNPIRQAQRYDPEGDYVRRYVPELAGIPGPAVHQPWRLDGFERLDYPPPLESHGDEAVWLRP; this is translated from the coding sequence ATGAGGACCGCCGTCGTCCTCTTCACCCGGGACCTGCGGGTGCACGACCACCCCGCGCTCGCCGCCGCCTGCGCCGTTGCCGAGCACGTGGTGCCGCTGTTCGTGCTGGACCCGGCGTTGCTCGGCCGCTCCGCGAATCGCGACCGCTTCCTCCACCAGGCCCTCGCCGACCTGCGCGCGGGCCTGCGCGAGCGCGGCGCGGACCTGGTGGTGCGGCGCGGCGACACCGTGGCCGAGACCATCGCGGTGGCGCGGGCGGCCGGCGCGGACGGCATCGCGGTCTCGCACGACGTGAGCCGCTTCGCCACCCGGCGGCAGGAGCGGCTGCGCGCGGAGGCGGACCGGCACCGGATGTCGCTGCGCCTCTTCCCCGGCGTGACCGTGCTGCCGCCCGGCGAGGTCTCGCCCGGCGGTGGCGGCGGCCACTACCGCGTTTTCTCACCATATTTCCGGGCATGGGAGTCGGCCGCGCTGCGGGACGAGGCCGCACCGCCGCAGCGGATCGCCCCGCTGCCGGACGCGGGCGCGCTCGGTGTCGCGCTGCCGGAGCCGCCGAAGGGCGAGTCGCCGGACGCGGCCGAGGGCGGCGAGACCGAGGGGCGGCGCCGGCTGACGGCCTGGCTGCGGCACATCGACGCGTACGACGACCAGCACGACGCGATGGCCGACGACGACACCTCGCGGCTCTCCGCGTACCTCCGCTTCGGTTGTCTGTCCCCGCTCGCGGTGGTGAACGCGGCCCGCCGGCAGGGCGGCCCCGGTGCCGCCGCATTCGTCCGCCAGCTCTGCTGGCGGGACTTCTACTACCAGGTCACGGCCGGTTTCCCGGACATCTCCAGGAAGCCGATGCGCCCGTCCGGCGACCGGGACTGGCGGTACGACGCGCACGCGCTGGAGGCCTGGCAGAGCGGCCGCACCGGCGTGCCGATCGTCGACGCCGGCATGCGCCAGCTGATGGCCGAGGGCTGGATGCACAACCGGGCCCGGCTGATCACCGCGGCGCTGCTCACCAAGCACCTGCGCTGCGACTGGCGGGACGGGCAGGCCTGGTTCTTCCGGTGGCTGATCGACGGCGACGTGGCCAACAACTCCGGCAACTGGCAGTGGGTCGCCGGGACCGGCAACGACACCCGCCCGCACCGCCGCTTCAACCCCATCAGACAGGCCCAGCGGTACGACCCGGAGGGCGACTACGTGCGCCGGTACGTACCGGAGCTGGCCGGCATCCCCGGCCCCGCCGTGCACCAGCCGTGGCGCCTGGACGGCTTCGAGAGGCTGGACTATCCGCCGCCGCTCGAGTCGCACGGGGACGAGGCGGTCTGGCTGCGCCCCTGA
- a CDS encoding phytoene/squalene synthase family protein yields the protein MTLADSYARCRELHREHGRTYYLATRLLPAWKRRHVHALYGFTRHADEIVDRTESLPPQRRAELLTEWSDRFLAGLRGEPVDDPLLPAVLHTIAVFDLDLADFDSFLRSMAMDLTVTRYATYDDLLEYMEGSAAVIGTMMLPILGAEDRAAAREPARQLGFAFQLTNFIRDVAEDLDRGRVYLPEADLARFGLTADDLLACRDRRSTTPEVAALIEFETARAQEHYAAAAAGVTMLAPASQACIRTAYLLYGGILDEIAAARYDVFERRATVPNRRRAAVAARALITPAGTPVPLPGPRLDREAILA from the coding sequence ATGACACTGGCGGACAGTTACGCACGCTGCCGGGAGCTGCACCGGGAACACGGCCGCACCTACTACCTGGCCACCAGGCTGCTGCCGGCCTGGAAGCGGCGGCACGTGCACGCGCTCTACGGCTTCACCCGGCACGCGGACGAGATAGTCGACCGCACCGAGAGCCTGCCGCCGCAGCGCCGGGCCGAGCTGCTCACCGAGTGGTCGGACCGGTTCCTGGCCGGGCTGCGCGGCGAGCCGGTCGACGACCCGCTGCTGCCCGCCGTGCTGCACACGATCGCGGTCTTCGACCTGGACCTGGCGGACTTCGACTCGTTCCTGCGCAGCATGGCGATGGACCTGACCGTCACCCGGTACGCGACCTACGACGACCTGCTGGAGTACATGGAGGGCTCGGCCGCGGTGATCGGCACCATGATGCTGCCGATACTCGGCGCGGAGGACCGGGCCGCCGCGCGCGAGCCGGCCCGGCAACTCGGCTTCGCGTTCCAGCTCACCAACTTCATCCGGGACGTGGCGGAGGACCTGGACCGCGGTCGCGTCTACCTGCCGGAGGCGGACCTGGCCCGGTTCGGGCTGACCGCGGACGACCTGCTCGCCTGCCGGGACCGCCGCTCCACCACGCCGGAGGTGGCCGCGCTGATCGAGTTCGAGACGGCCCGCGCGCAGGAGCACTACGCGGCCGCGGCGGCCGGCGTCACCATGCTGGCCCCGGCGTCGCAGGCCTGCATCCGCACCGCGTACCTGCTCTACGGCGGCATCCTGGACGAGATCGCGGCCGCCCGGTACGACGTCTTCGAGCGGCGCGCCACCGTGCCGAACCGGCGCCGCGCCGCGGTCGCGGCCCGCGCGCTGATCACCCCCGCGGGCACGCCGGTGCCGCTGCCCGGCCCGAGGCTCGACCGCGAGGCGATCCTGGCATGA
- a CDS encoding polyprenyl synthetase family protein, giving the protein MANDTLAPYALGKPPAPHHDQSNDPSVPAMPLNLIEAVEGTLADFLAREIAGLDEIDPALGGFARAARDSVLAGGKRLRPTFAYWGWRGVIGAEPPADAVLPALAALELLHTFALVHDDVMDGSDTRRGRPTVHRVFEAQHVAAGRRGDSGRFGEASAVLIGDLCLVWADRLLGTADVSPDVLLATRRCYDQMRIEAVAGQYLDVLGEAEPGSWSVARALKVARHKTAGYTVLRPLHFGLTLAGMPLAGRMRAVTDAYSGYGLAVGEAFQLRDDLLGVYGEPAITGKPAGDDLIAGKPTALLMLAREMATSAQLAELDGAGDVHRKAQVVADTGAPERVEKMIEERVASAVYALRRAPIDDAAREILTGLAVTATQRQA; this is encoded by the coding sequence GTGGCCAACGACACGCTCGCTCCATACGCGCTGGGTAAGCCGCCCGCCCCTCACCATGATCAATCAAATGACCCCTCGGTGCCCGCCATGCCCCTGAATCTGATCGAGGCAGTCGAAGGAACGCTCGCCGACTTCCTCGCCCGGGAGATCGCCGGGCTGGACGAGATCGATCCGGCGCTCGGCGGGTTCGCCCGTGCCGCGCGCGACAGCGTGCTGGCCGGTGGCAAGCGGCTGCGGCCGACCTTCGCCTACTGGGGCTGGCGCGGCGTGATCGGCGCGGAGCCGCCCGCCGACGCCGTGCTGCCCGCGCTCGCCGCGCTGGAGTTGCTGCACACGTTCGCGCTGGTCCACGACGACGTGATGGACGGCTCGGACACCCGGCGCGGCCGTCCGACCGTTCACCGGGTGTTCGAGGCCCAGCACGTCGCGGCCGGCCGGCGCGGCGACTCGGGCCGGTTCGGCGAGGCCTCGGCCGTGCTGATCGGCGACCTCTGCCTGGTCTGGGCGGACCGGCTGCTCGGCACCGCGGACGTGAGCCCGGACGTGTTGCTCGCCACCCGCCGCTGCTACGACCAGATGCGGATAGAGGCGGTCGCCGGGCAGTACCTGGACGTCCTCGGCGAGGCCGAGCCGGGAAGCTGGTCGGTGGCGCGGGCGCTGAAGGTGGCGCGGCACAAGACCGCCGGCTACACGGTGCTCCGTCCGCTCCACTTCGGACTTACACTGGCCGGGATGCCGTTGGCCGGGCGGATGCGGGCGGTCACGGACGCCTACAGCGGCTACGGTCTGGCCGTCGGCGAGGCGTTCCAACTCCGCGACGACCTGCTCGGCGTCTACGGGGAGCCGGCGATCACCGGCAAGCCGGCCGGCGACGACCTGATCGCCGGGAAGCCGACCGCGCTGCTGATGCTGGCGCGCGAGATGGCGACCTCGGCGCAGCTCGCCGAGCTGGACGGCGCCGGCGACGTGCACCGCAAGGCGCAGGTGGTCGCGGACACCGGCGCACCCGAACGAGTGGAAAAGATGATCGAGGAGCGAGTGGCCTCTGCGGTGTACGCGCTTCGGCGGGCACCGATCGACGATGCGGCCCGCGAAATCCTGACCGGGCTGGCGGTCACGGCCACCCAGCGGCAGGCATGA
- the crtI gene encoding phytoene desaturase family protein yields MRTVSGATDHVVVVGAGLGGLAAALHLAGAGRRVTIVEREPVPGGRAGRLDAEGYTFDTGPTVLTMPELIAEPLAAVGEELSDWVELTPLDPAYRAFYPDGSQLDVIADTVRMAAEISRVCGPREADGYLRFVDFARNLWELERDDFIDRNLDSPRDLVNLGMLKLLGTGAMRRLQPKVNQFLKDPRTQRVFSFQAMYAGMAPHDALAIYAVIAYLDSVAGVYFPKGGIHAVPRGMAAAAEKHGVEIRYDTTVSRVETVNGRATAVITTDGERIAADAFVLNPDLPVAYRDLLPGPAPRRRLRYSPSCVVLHVGSDRAYSKIAHHNIHFGRSWRGTFDEVIRRGELMTDPSLLVCNPSRSDPSAAPEGRQSYYVLAPVPNLERGPLDWRGGLGDRYADQLLGTLEERGYVGFRDGVKVLRTITPADWAEQGMAAGTPFAAAHNLLQTGPFRPHNLHPSLGNVVFAGSGTQPGVGVPMVLISGKLAAARITGSTA; encoded by the coding sequence ATGCGTACGGTGAGCGGAGCGACCGACCACGTGGTGGTCGTCGGCGCGGGGCTGGGCGGTCTCGCGGCCGCGCTGCACCTGGCCGGGGCCGGCCGCCGGGTGACGATCGTGGAGCGCGAGCCGGTCCCGGGCGGCCGGGCCGGGCGGCTGGACGCCGAGGGCTACACGTTCGACACCGGCCCGACGGTGCTGACCATGCCGGAGCTGATCGCCGAGCCGCTCGCCGCGGTGGGCGAGGAACTGTCCGACTGGGTGGAGCTCACGCCGCTGGACCCGGCCTACCGCGCGTTCTACCCGGACGGCTCGCAGCTGGACGTGATCGCGGACACGGTACGGATGGCCGCGGAGATCTCCCGGGTCTGCGGCCCGCGCGAGGCCGACGGATACCTGCGCTTCGTCGACTTCGCCCGCAACCTCTGGGAGCTGGAGCGGGACGACTTCATCGACCGCAACCTCGACTCGCCGCGCGACCTGGTCAACCTGGGCATGCTGAAGCTGCTCGGCACCGGCGCGATGCGGCGGCTGCAGCCCAAGGTCAACCAGTTCCTCAAGGACCCGCGTACCCAGCGCGTCTTCTCGTTCCAGGCGATGTACGCCGGGATGGCGCCGCACGACGCGCTCGCCATCTACGCGGTCATCGCGTACCTGGACTCGGTGGCCGGCGTCTACTTCCCCAAGGGCGGCATCCACGCGGTGCCGCGCGGCATGGCGGCGGCGGCCGAGAAGCACGGCGTGGAGATCCGGTACGACACCACGGTCAGCCGGGTGGAGACGGTGAACGGCCGGGCCACCGCGGTGATCACCACGGACGGGGAGCGGATCGCGGCGGACGCGTTCGTGCTCAACCCGGACCTGCCGGTGGCCTACCGCGACCTGCTGCCCGGGCCTGCGCCGCGCCGGCGCCTGCGCTACTCGCCGTCCTGCGTGGTGCTGCACGTCGGGTCCGACCGGGCCTACTCCAAGATCGCGCATCACAACATCCACTTCGGACGGAGCTGGCGCGGTACGTTCGACGAGGTGATCCGGCGCGGCGAGTTGATGACCGACCCGTCGCTGCTGGTGTGCAACCCGAGCCGCAGCGACCCGTCGGCCGCGCCGGAGGGGCGGCAGAGTTACTACGTCCTGGCCCCGGTGCCGAACCTGGAGCGCGGCCCGCTGGATTGGCGGGGCGGGCTCGGCGACCGCTACGCGGATCAACTGCTCGGCACGCTGGAGGAGCGCGGCTACGTCGGGTTCCGGGACGGCGTGAAGGTGCTGCGTACGATCACGCCCGCGGACTGGGCGGAGCAGGGCATGGCGGCCGGCACGCCGTTCGCTGCCGCGCACAACCTGCTGCAGACCGGCCCGTTCCGGCCGCACAACCTGCACCCCTCCCTCGGCAATGTCGTGTTCGCCGGTTCCGGCACCCAACCCGGGGTCGGCGTACCGATGGTGTTGATCTCTGGAAAGCTGGCCGCCGCGCGCATCACCGGGAGCACTGCATGA
- the idi gene encoding isopentenyl-diphosphate Delta-isomerase yields MTSREEHLVELCGEDGTALGSTTVADAHVAPGRLHRAFSVLLVDDEGRILLQQRAAVKTRFPLRWANACCGHPEPGESLSESANRRLGEELGVEPLPLTEIGVHLYYAEDPATGRVEHEYDHVLLGRLPAGATIAPDPDEVAELRWVAPDDLRSELDGDGRAFAPWFSGVAGRLFALDAPGDPAAAPISAAERSGGR; encoded by the coding sequence ATGACCTCACGTGAGGAACACCTCGTCGAGCTGTGCGGGGAGGACGGGACCGCCCTGGGCAGCACCACGGTCGCGGACGCCCACGTCGCACCGGGCCGGCTGCACCGCGCCTTCTCGGTGCTGCTGGTGGACGACGAGGGCCGGATCCTGTTGCAGCAGCGGGCCGCGGTGAAGACCCGCTTCCCGCTGCGCTGGGCGAACGCGTGCTGCGGGCACCCGGAGCCGGGCGAGTCGCTGTCCGAGTCGGCCAACCGGCGGCTGGGCGAGGAACTGGGCGTGGAGCCGCTGCCGCTGACCGAGATCGGCGTGCACCTGTACTACGCGGAGGACCCGGCGACCGGGCGCGTCGAGCACGAGTACGACCACGTGCTGCTCGGCCGCCTCCCGGCCGGTGCCACGATCGCGCCGGACCCGGACGAGGTGGCGGAGCTGCGCTGGGTCGCGCCCGACGACCTCCGGTCCGAACTGGACGGTGACGGCCGGGCGTTCGCGCCCTGGTTCTCCGGCGTGGCCGGTCGGCTGTTCGCCCTCGACGCGCCCGGTGACCCGGCCGCCGCGCCGATATCAGCCGCGGAGCGGTCGGGTGGGCGATGA
- a CDS encoding MerR family transcriptional regulator produces MGDEGLTAGAVARRLGIAVTTLRTWHQRYGLGPSRHESGRHRRYTEEDLARLEVMRRLTAEGVPAAEAARFAKRAPIPDRTSQSTPGDLGETSTVPLNDLDDFRHGGGHAIALGYAAPAARGLATAAMRLDAPAMRELIAQSVAEIGVIQAWTDLLVPVLVGIGERYAATGRYIEVEHLLSRCVSEALGAVARPIAYGTSPQVLLACADEEQHSLPLEALAAALAERGVACRLLGARVPAAALADAVARTAPLALVVWSQLPTTGGAGQLHTLVSAVRHAMLLIAAGPGWDRDALPAGTVAPNSLDDAVALIVPLLARVERVDRVG; encoded by the coding sequence GTGGGCGATGAGGGCCTGACGGCCGGGGCGGTGGCGCGCCGACTGGGCATCGCGGTCACCACGCTGCGCACCTGGCACCAGCGGTACGGGCTGGGCCCGAGCCGGCACGAGAGCGGACGGCACCGTCGCTACACGGAGGAGGACCTGGCCCGGCTGGAGGTGATGCGACGGCTGACCGCGGAGGGCGTCCCGGCGGCGGAGGCCGCCCGCTTCGCCAAGCGGGCGCCGATCCCCGACCGCACGTCGCAGAGCACCCCGGGCGACCTCGGGGAGACGTCCACCGTACCGCTGAATGATCTTGATGATTTTCGGCACGGCGGGGGTCACGCCATCGCTCTCGGTTACGCCGCTCCGGCGGCGCGCGGGCTGGCGACCGCCGCGATGCGGCTCGACGCGCCTGCCATGCGCGAACTGATCGCTCAGTCCGTCGCCGAGATCGGCGTGATCCAGGCCTGGACCGACCTGCTGGTTCCGGTGCTCGTGGGGATCGGCGAGCGGTACGCCGCGACCGGCCGATACATCGAGGTGGAGCACCTGCTGTCCCGCTGCGTGTCCGAGGCGCTCGGCGCGGTCGCCCGGCCGATCGCCTACGGAACGTCACCGCAGGTGCTGCTCGCCTGCGCCGACGAGGAGCAGCACAGCCTGCCGCTGGAGGCGCTCGCCGCCGCGCTGGCCGAACGCGGCGTCGCCTGCCGGCTGCTCGGCGCCCGCGTGCCCGCGGCCGCGCTGGCGGACGCGGTGGCTCGCACCGCGCCGCTCGCGCTGGTGGTCTGGTCCCAGCTGCCCACCACCGGCGGCGCCGGCCAGCTGCACACGCTGGTGTCCGCGGTCCGGCACGCGATGCTGCTGATCGCGGCCGGTCCCGGCTGGGACCGCGACGCGCTGCCGGCCGGTACCGTCGCGCCGAACTCGCTCGACGACGCGGTCGCGTTGATCGTGCCGCTACTCGCGCGCGTAGAGCGCGTCGATCGCGTTGGTTGA
- a CDS encoding EAL and HDOD domain-containing protein: MSEVPDADGDLAQSVHVGRQPIWSAERRLVGYELLFRGGTGVSGSFATSQVIVNAFTEFGLAEIAGDRLCFINMTREFLTDELPLPFGPGQAVLEVLETITVDEELIAGVRRRVDQGYAIALDDFVLGSGHERLMGLADYVKMDVLNTGADELREIAEACRAYPQITLLAEKVETEEHLALAEELGCGLLQGYLLGRPQVLSAQALSPSKFSRIQLMTALLKQDVEIAEIVSLVTQDPALSFRLLRASNSVATGVTNRVSSVHEAVMMLGIGQVRQWVALMALSDVFESTEGPVDAALSRARMCQLVAAELDQPMDAAFTVGLLDRVADLIDVPSDELAGQLPLSREVSAALADQAGGLGTVLRTVRAYESGDLDSIRASGIDPGRLTTTFLAAAGWSTNAIDALYARE, translated from the coding sequence ATGAGTGAGGTACCCGACGCAGACGGCGATCTCGCGCAGTCCGTGCACGTCGGGCGTCAGCCGATCTGGTCCGCGGAGCGGCGGCTGGTCGGCTACGAGCTGCTGTTCCGAGGGGGGACGGGGGTCTCCGGCAGCTTCGCCACCAGCCAGGTGATCGTGAACGCGTTCACCGAGTTCGGACTGGCCGAGATCGCGGGTGACCGGCTGTGCTTCATCAACATGACGCGCGAGTTCCTCACCGACGAGTTGCCGCTGCCGTTCGGGCCGGGGCAGGCGGTCCTGGAGGTGCTGGAGACCATCACGGTCGACGAGGAGTTGATCGCGGGCGTGCGGCGGCGGGTCGACCAGGGGTACGCCATCGCGCTCGACGACTTCGTGCTGGGCAGCGGGCACGAGCGGCTGATGGGGCTGGCCGACTACGTGAAGATGGACGTGCTGAACACCGGGGCGGACGAGCTGCGGGAGATCGCGGAGGCCTGCCGGGCGTACCCGCAGATCACGCTGCTGGCCGAGAAGGTGGAGACCGAGGAGCACCTGGCGCTCGCCGAGGAACTGGGCTGCGGGCTGCTCCAGGGCTATCTGCTGGGCCGGCCGCAGGTGCTGTCCGCGCAGGCGCTGTCGCCGTCCAAGTTCAGCCGCATCCAGCTGATGACCGCGCTGCTCAAGCAGGACGTGGAGATCGCGGAGATCGTGTCGCTGGTCACCCAGGACCCGGCGCTGTCGTTCCGGCTGCTGCGGGCCAGCAACTCGGTGGCGACCGGCGTCACCAATCGGGTCTCCTCGGTGCACGAGGCGGTGATGATGCTGGGTATCGGCCAGGTGCGCCAGTGGGTGGCCCTGATGGCGCTCAGCGACGTGTTCGAGTCGACCGAGGGGCCGGTGGACGCCGCGCTCTCCCGGGCCCGCATGTGCCAGTTGGTGGCCGCGGAGCTGGATCAGCCGATGGACGCCGCGTTCACGGTGGGGCTGCTGGACCGGGTGGCGGACCTGATCGACGTACCCTCCGACGAACTGGCCGGCCAGTTGCCGCTGTCCCGGGAGGTGTCGGCCGCGCTGGCCGACCAGGCCGGCGGGCTGGGCACGGTGCTGCGGACCGTGCGCGCCTACGAGAGCGGCGACCTGGACTCGATCCGCGCGAGCGGCATCGACCCGGGCCGGCTGACCACCACGTTCCTGGCGGCGGCCGGCTGGTCAACCAACGCGATCGACGCGCTCTACGCGCGCGAGTAG
- a CDS encoding tyrosine-type recombinase/integrase, with translation MRTADDPAARHPARACSLLLAGGVPIEIVQMILGHSSPEITRRVYTHLLRRETFDQVEKASDLLTRHRTRRDPL, from the coding sequence GTGCGGACTGCCGATGATCCGGCTGCACGACACCCGGCACGAGCGTGCTCGCTACTGCTGGCGGGCGGAGTGCCGATCGAGATCGTGCAAATGATCCTCGGGCACTCGTCGCCGGAGATCACACGTCGGGTGTACACGCACCTGCTACGCCGGGAGACCTTCGATCAGGTGGAGAAGGCGTCGGACCTTCTGACGCGGCACAGGACCCGTCGAGACCCGCTGTGA
- a CDS encoding DUF433 domain-containing protein, producing MRFVSYADDGYAERIRLRPYGAAEVIIDPRFGFGQPVFAASKIRAETIAELSYEGGESIDDIADEYNLQHS from the coding sequence ATCCGGTTCGTCTCATACGCCGACGACGGCTACGCCGAGCGCATCCGGCTTCGGCCGTACGGCGCGGCCGAGGTCATCATCGATCCTCGCTTCGGATTCGGCCAGCCGGTGTTCGCCGCCAGCAAGATCCGCGCCGAGACGATCGCCGAGCTGTCCTACGAGGGCGGCGAGTCCATCGACGACATCGCCGACGAATACAACCTCCAGCACAGCTGA